A stretch of Kaistella flava (ex Peng et al. 2021) DNA encodes these proteins:
- a CDS encoding DUF4126 domain-containing protein, translating to MLDNIPYLPYVLSAFMGIGLAAATGFRVFLPMFAVSLASYMGWIPMNESFHWLAGLPVLITTGIATVVEILAYYIPFVDHLLDTMSIPLATIAGSVMFASQFADMGTFPQWALALIAGGGTAAAISSGFAGTRAASTATTGGLGNSVVATTETAGAGVMSILAMAAPIIAFIATVILIVVVLVLGRKLLKKFRNFKTDRTSKVINVEAVNRKNIE from the coding sequence ATGCTTGATAACATTCCTTATTTACCGTATGTTCTAAGTGCTTTCATGGGCATTGGTTTAGCTGCGGCAACTGGCTTCAGAGTTTTCTTACCAATGTTTGCCGTAAGTCTTGCTTCTTACATGGGCTGGATTCCGATGAATGAAAGTTTCCATTGGCTCGCTGGTTTACCCGTTTTAATCACCACCGGAATTGCTACTGTTGTTGAGATTCTTGCGTATTATATTCCTTTTGTAGATCACCTTTTAGATACCATGTCAATTCCATTGGCAACGATTGCGGGTTCTGTGATGTTTGCGAGTCAATTCGCTGATATGGGAACTTTTCCACAATGGGCTTTAGCATTAATTGCTGGCGGTGGAACTGCTGCTGCAATAAGTTCAGGATTTGCAGGAACTCGTGCAGCGTCGACGGCAACTACAGGTGGTTTGGGGAATTCTGTGGTCGCAACTACTGAAACTGCTGGAGCGGGAGTGATGTCAATTTTAGCGATGGCAGCACCGATAATTGCTTTTATCGCTACAGTTATTTTAATCGTAGTGGTGTTGGTTTTAGGTAGAAAACTTTTGAAGAAATTTCGAAACTTTAAAACAGACCGAACTTCTAAGGTCATCAACGTTGAAGCGGTCAATCGAAAAAATATAGAATGA
- a CDS encoding LptE family protein — MKRFQIAEFRLQTKQTRFFWLFFLGSFSLALLTSCYSFTGSSLSPETKTIEIRDFPNNAPLMNASLSQEFSTAIQNRFLQRTTLKGTKEKPDILIEGEITDYSITPTTISSSVNAPGGNIQAAQNKLTITVKVHYENHVPNEESKSFDRVYSDEAVFSSDLDINTIETSQVKVVNERIINKIFNDIVANW; from the coding sequence ATGAAAAGATTTCAAATTGCAGAATTTAGATTACAGACCAAACAAACCCGCTTTTTTTGGCTGTTTTTCCTTGGCTCTTTTTCCCTAGCTCTTTTAACTTCTTGTTACAGTTTCACCGGATCATCATTGAGTCCCGAAACGAAGACGATTGAAATACGTGACTTTCCTAATAACGCTCCACTAATGAACGCCAGTTTATCGCAAGAATTTTCAACCGCGATACAGAATAGATTTTTACAGCGTACGACTTTAAAAGGAACTAAAGAAAAACCAGATATTTTAATTGAAGGAGAAATCACAGATTACTCAATTACGCCAACTACAATTTCAAGCTCGGTGAATGCACCAGGCGGAAATATTCAGGCAGCTCAAAATAAACTAACGATTACGGTAAAAGTGCATTATGAAAACCACGTTCCTAATGAGGAAAGTAAAAGTTTCGACAGAGTTTACTCTGATGAAGCAGTTTTCAGCAGTGATTTAGATATTAATACCATCGAAACGTCCCAAGTTAAAGTGGTGAACGAGAGAATCATCAATAAAATTTTTAATGATATTGTAGCCAACTGGTAA
- a CDS encoding PolC-type DNA polymerase III, with translation MYSVIDIESNGAPFRKESIIEIAVYKYDGHRIIDQFISLVNPESDITPFVQKLTNISPKMVKTAPKFHEIAKRVVEITENTTLVGHNIEFDYRMLRQEFKRLGYDFKINTIDTIPLAKKLTPQAESYSLGKLVKSLGIPLVDQHRASGDAKATLELFKLLMIKDKDSEIIQQHHDEVNAKSYLNKIRDLTQDLPAEKGILYFQNKDGTIIFSDFVDDLNKFSKNIFNSKSKRWITVQEEVEQIQYELTGNDILAKLMMRTKGLKKSESLPFGLYHQNEKYFVDKINNQKAEKPLLKFKSFTQGIKAVSFINKREELKELKNLKQLITRSKTDELWLSTGRVLGEKSFLVFEKGKLSAYGFYELYTQIESLQKLSSLKIDIDFPTADLENDLKMGLLRGDFEKVATPLK, from the coding sequence TTGTATTCAGTAATTGATATAGAAAGTAACGGTGCACCTTTCCGTAAAGAAAGCATCATCGAAATCGCCGTATATAAATATGACGGACACCGGATTATAGACCAATTTATTTCTTTGGTCAACCCGGAAAGTGACATCACACCATTTGTACAGAAATTAACCAATATCTCGCCGAAAATGGTGAAAACAGCGCCAAAATTTCATGAAATCGCAAAAAGAGTTGTAGAAATTACCGAAAACACCACTTTGGTCGGACACAATATCGAATTCGATTACAGAATGCTTCGGCAGGAATTCAAAAGATTAGGTTATGACTTCAAAATCAATACGATAGACACGATTCCTTTAGCCAAGAAACTAACTCCACAAGCAGAAAGTTATAGTTTAGGCAAGTTGGTAAAATCACTGGGAATTCCTTTGGTTGACCAGCATCGTGCTTCTGGAGATGCTAAAGCAACTTTAGAATTATTCAAATTATTAATGATTAAAGACAAAGATTCCGAAATCATTCAGCAACATCATGATGAGGTTAATGCCAAATCTTATTTGAATAAAATCCGTGATCTAACGCAAGATTTACCTGCAGAAAAAGGAATTCTTTATTTTCAAAATAAGGATGGAACAATTATTTTCTCCGATTTTGTTGATGATCTCAATAAGTTTTCTAAAAATATTTTTAACTCTAAATCAAAAAGGTGGATTACCGTCCAGGAAGAAGTTGAACAAATTCAATACGAATTAACCGGCAACGATATTCTGGCAAAATTGATGATGAGAACCAAAGGTTTGAAAAAATCTGAATCATTGCCCTTTGGTCTTTACCATCAAAACGAAAAGTATTTCGTTGACAAAATCAATAATCAGAAAGCAGAAAAACCTTTACTGAAATTCAAATCATTTACCCAAGGAATAAAAGCGGTGAGCTTTATTAATAAAAGAGAAGAGTTAAAAGAATTAAAAAACCTTAAACAATTAATTACAAGGAGTAAAACCGATGAATTATGGTTGTCGACGGGAAGAGTTTTAGGCGAGAAATCATTCTTAGTATTTGAAAAAGGCAAATTAAGTGCGTATGGTTTTTATGAATTATATACTCAAATCGAATCATTGCAAAAATTATCAAGTTTAAAAATTGACATTGATTTCCCAACTGCAGATTTAGAAAATGATTTAAAAATGGGACTTTTACGTGGCGATTTTGAAAAAGTTGCAACTCCTTTAAAATAA
- a CDS encoding ThiF family adenylyltransferase, translating to MKKDWLERTELLIKENGLEKLRKANLLVIGLGGVGSFAAEFLARAGVGKMTIVDGDTVDLTNINRQLPALTSTIGKPKVEVVGERLLDINPDLELTQLNQFLNPEDMDTIFDNQQYDYVLDCIDSVSPKVTLILNARRRKVKIVSCMGAGGKIDPSKVLVRDIHKTQSCHLAKQVRKRLKKENIDKGIRCVFSTEIQDEESLKMTDGTNYKRSFYGTISYIPAIFGLYAAAEVINYLIKKDE from the coding sequence ATGAAAAAAGACTGGCTCGAAAGAACAGAATTGCTAATTAAAGAAAACGGTTTAGAAAAACTGCGAAAAGCGAATCTATTAGTGATTGGTTTAGGTGGAGTTGGTTCGTTTGCGGCAGAGTTTTTGGCGAGAGCCGGCGTTGGGAAAATGACGATTGTTGATGGGGATACTGTTGATTTAACGAATATTAACCGGCAACTCCCAGCCTTAACTTCTACCATTGGGAAACCAAAAGTTGAAGTCGTGGGCGAGCGACTTTTAGACATTAATCCGGATTTAGAATTGACACAATTAAACCAGTTTTTAAATCCGGAAGATATGGATACCATCTTTGATAATCAGCAGTATGATTATGTTTTAGATTGTATTGATAGCGTTTCACCAAAGGTTACTTTAATTTTAAATGCCCGACGTCGAAAAGTGAAAATCGTAAGTTGTATGGGCGCAGGTGGAAAAATAGATCCGTCAAAAGTTTTGGTTCGCGACATTCATAAAACCCAAAGTTGTCATCTTGCGAAACAGGTTCGAAAACGTTTGAAAAAAGAAAATATTGATAAAGGAATTAGATGTGTTTTCTCTACTGAAATTCAGGATGAAGAAAGTTTAAAGATGACCGATGGAACCAATTATAAAAGATCTTTCTACGGAACGATCAGTTATATTCCTGCTATTTTTGGACTTTACGCTGCGGCGGAAGTCATTAATTATTTAATAAAAAAAGATGAGTGA
- a CDS encoding TatD family hydrolase gives MTFFDFHHHHLQKRFGIYNLSVEESPPNGFFSAGIHPNLSLEVTEEQFVWLEEVSKYKNCVAIGECGLDGLINIDDHIQEELFERQIELANRRKKPLIIHCVRRFSKLIHFQKNAKVPMIIHGFNKRKTIGKDLQKHDFYLSFGKSVLQNVNLQEFVKDFPIEKIFLETDAEDFDLELLYQKVADLKNLKIENLLLQIEENLKTFNIPHLK, from the coding sequence ATGACTTTTTTTGATTTCCATCACCATCATTTACAAAAACGCTTTGGAATTTATAATCTGAGCGTTGAAGAATCTCCGCCAAATGGTTTTTTCTCTGCCGGAATTCATCCTAATTTAAGTTTGGAAGTTACTGAAGAGCAGTTTGTTTGGTTAGAGGAAGTTTCAAAATATAAGAATTGTGTTGCAATTGGCGAATGTGGTTTAGATGGATTGATTAACATTGATGATCATATTCAGGAAGAACTATTTGAACGCCAGATTGAATTAGCGAATCGACGTAAGAAACCTTTAATTATTCATTGTGTCAGAAGGTTTTCAAAACTAATCCATTTTCAGAAAAATGCTAAGGTTCCGATGATTATTCACGGTTTTAATAAAAGAAAAACGATTGGTAAAGATTTACAAAAACACGATTTTTATTTAAGTTTTGGAAAATCTGTGTTGCAAAATGTAAATTTGCAGGAATTTGTAAAAGATTTCCCGATTGAAAAAATTTTTCTGGAAACTGATGCTGAAGATTTTGATCTCGAATTACTTTATCAAAAAGTCGCCGATTTGAAAAATTTGAAAATAGAAAATCTCCTATTACAAATCGAAGAAAATCTGAAAACATTTAATATCCCCCATTTAAAATGA
- the lysA gene encoding diaminopimelate decarboxylase: MTDQDLMKIAQEFGTPTYVYDAESIKNHYEKLTSSFHKSTRFFYAAKALTNINILKYIKNLGAGLDCVSINEVKLGLKAGFTNNKILFTPNCVDLLEIEEAMKLKVHINIDNISILEQFGTKFGNSYPIFVRINPHIYAGGNHKISTGHIDSKFGISIHQLRHITRVMKSTNLLIEGLHMHTGSEIKDPEVFLQGLEIMFELAEHFPDLKYIDMGSGFKVPYQEGDMETDVKTLGKKVEKALTEYHKESGRKFELWFEPGKYLVSTSGHFLVKSNVIKQTTATVFVGINSGFNHLIRPMFYDSHHIIDNLSNPKGAERIYTVVGNICETDTFAWDRKLNEVRENDILVFRNAGAYGFEMSSNFNSRLKPAEVLFLDGKSHLIRRREEFEDLLKNQIEVL; the protein is encoded by the coding sequence ATGACTGATCAAGATTTAATGAAAATCGCCCAGGAATTCGGAACACCAACCTATGTTTATGACGCAGAAAGCATCAAGAATCATTACGAAAAACTGACTTCCTCTTTTCACAAAAGCACTCGCTTTTTCTATGCTGCAAAGGCTTTGACCAATATTAATATTTTAAAATATATAAAAAATTTAGGAGCAGGTTTAGATTGCGTTTCAATTAATGAGGTGAAATTAGGTTTGAAAGCAGGATTCACAAACAATAAAATTCTTTTTACTCCAAACTGTGTAGATTTATTGGAAATCGAGGAAGCGATGAAATTAAAGGTTCATATCAACATCGATAATATCTCGATTCTGGAACAGTTTGGGACCAAATTCGGAAATTCATATCCGATTTTTGTGAGAATCAATCCACATATTTACGCTGGTGGAAATCACAAAATTTCTACAGGTCACATCGATTCGAAATTCGGGATTTCTATTCATCAACTTCGTCATATTACCAGAGTCATGAAATCTACGAATCTTTTAATAGAAGGTCTTCACATGCACACTGGAAGTGAGATTAAAGATCCGGAAGTTTTTCTGCAAGGACTTGAAATTATGTTTGAATTAGCAGAACATTTCCCGGATTTAAAATACATCGATATGGGAAGCGGCTTCAAAGTTCCTTATCAAGAAGGCGACATGGAAACCGACGTGAAAACTTTAGGGAAAAAAGTAGAAAAAGCCTTAACGGAATATCATAAAGAAAGTGGTAGAAAATTCGAATTATGGTTTGAACCAGGAAAATACCTGGTGAGCACAAGTGGCCATTTCTTAGTCAAATCAAACGTCATCAAACAAACCACTGCAACCGTTTTCGTAGGAATTAATTCTGGGTTCAATCATTTAATTCGCCCAATGTTCTACGATTCTCACCACATCATCGATAATTTGTCGAATCCAAAAGGTGCCGAAAGAATTTACACCGTTGTCGGAAATATCTGTGAAACAGACACTTTCGCTTGGGACAGAAAATTAAATGAAGTTCGCGAAAATGATATTTTAGTTTTCAGAAATGCCGGCGCTTATGGTTTTGAAATGAGTTCTAATTTTAATTCCCGTTTAAAACCTGCCGAAGTTTTATTTTTAGATGGCAAATCACATTTAATTAGAAGACGAGAAGAATTCGAAGATTTACTGAAAAATCAGATTGAGGTATTATAA
- a CDS encoding energy transducer TonB, producing the protein MRIFTFLFLIASAFLNAQILEHYPRNQVPYIGGYESYYKDFHDIIIDRNLQPCGDKGEFYQLNLLVNPDRTISFIKDYNEKNIAKNKCAYDLAREIAKYQTNWNSATVDGISKSAVATFYIFPDDLFDHFQKGYYPAINFPAYGNYENNGIEEFRKGIINRIDVRGFDWNDRFNVIVEFIITKEAKIENIVMIKSSSNTEFDKRIANGILSTKKKWKPASINGKPVDYRYRLTLNAVTDPS; encoded by the coding sequence ATGCGAATATTTACTTTTTTATTTTTAATAGCATCTGCATTTTTAAATGCTCAAATTTTAGAGCATTATCCCCGAAATCAAGTTCCCTACATTGGCGGCTACGAATCTTACTACAAAGATTTTCATGATATTATCATTGATCGAAATCTACAGCCTTGTGGCGACAAAGGTGAGTTTTATCAATTAAACTTACTCGTTAATCCAGACCGGACCATTAGTTTCATAAAAGATTATAATGAGAAAAATATTGCTAAAAATAAATGCGCTTACGATCTTGCCAGAGAAATCGCAAAATATCAAACCAATTGGAATTCAGCGACAGTAGATGGAATTTCAAAATCAGCAGTAGCAACTTTTTATATTTTTCCTGATGATTTATTTGATCATTTTCAAAAAGGATATTATCCCGCAATTAATTTCCCAGCGTACGGGAATTACGAAAACAACGGTATTGAAGAATTTAGAAAAGGAATCATCAACAGAATTGACGTTCGCGGTTTTGACTGGAATGACCGATTCAATGTCATTGTGGAATTCATCATTACCAAAGAAGCAAAAATTGAAAATATTGTAATGATTAAATCTTCATCTAATACCGAGTTTGACAAACGTATTGCCAATGGGATCCTCAGCACGAAAAAGAAATGGAAACCTGCAAGCATCAACGGTAAGCCAGTTGATTACAGATATCGATTGACTTTAAATGCAGTTACTGATCCTTCGTAA
- a CDS encoding YhcG family protein: MKDLQNTLLINNISELLENARKEVVVAVNQTIVLTYFEIGRMIFEDKQNGENRAEYGKNLLNDLSIHLTEKFGRGFSASNLQQMKQFYLTYSNSQTLSMNLQKRISQTVSTKSQNTDNQSPTSTKTPKSFTLSWSHYLKLMRIKDLNERKFHEIESSKNNWSLRELQRQYDSGLYTRLSLSKSPHEILKLAEQGQVIENPKDAIKDPYILEFLGLQENSNYSESDLEQILIDKLEHFLLELGTGFTFVSRQQRISFDEKHFRIDLVFYNRILKSFVLIDLKIGELKHQDIGQMQMYVNYYDREIKLDNENKTVGIILCQDKSESLVKYTLPENNEQIFASKYLTVLPSKEDFIKILENN, translated from the coding sequence ATGAAGGATTTACAAAACACACTACTCATCAATAACATTTCCGAACTGCTAGAAAATGCTCGGAAGGAAGTTGTTGTAGCTGTAAATCAAACCATTGTTCTCACTTATTTCGAAATCGGCAGAATGATTTTCGAAGACAAGCAAAATGGAGAAAACCGCGCAGAATACGGAAAAAATTTATTGAATGATTTATCCATTCATTTAACCGAAAAGTTTGGGAGAGGATTTTCTGCTTCAAATCTTCAACAAATGAAGCAATTTTATTTGACCTATTCAAATTCACAGACACTGTCTATGAATTTGCAAAAACGAATTTCACAGACAGTGTCTACGAAATCACAAAACACAGATAATCAATCACCTACATCAACTAAAACCCCAAAATCTTTCACTCTAAGTTGGTCGCACTATCTCAAATTAATGAGAATCAAAGACCTCAATGAAAGAAAATTTCATGAAATCGAAAGCTCTAAAAACAACTGGAGTTTAAGAGAACTTCAGCGACAATATGATTCGGGACTTTACACCCGATTGTCATTAAGTAAAAGTCCACATGAAATTTTAAAACTGGCGGAACAAGGTCAAGTTATAGAAAACCCAAAAGATGCTATCAAAGACCCTTATATTTTAGAATTCTTAGGGCTTCAAGAAAACTCAAATTATTCTGAAAGCGATTTAGAGCAAATTTTAATTGATAAATTAGAACACTTCCTCTTAGAATTAGGAACGGGATTTACCTTTGTTTCTAGACAACAAAGGATTAGTTTTGATGAAAAACATTTTAGAATTGATCTCGTTTTTTATAATCGAATTCTTAAAAGTTTTGTTTTAATTGATTTAAAAATAGGCGAATTAAAACATCAGGATATCGGACAAATGCAGATGTACGTAAACTATTACGACCGAGAAATAAAATTAGATAACGAAAACAAAACTGTAGGAATTATTCTTTGTCAAGACAAAAGTGAATCCTTGGTAAAATACACTCTGCCTGAAAACAATGAGCAGATATTTGCGAGTAAATACTTAACCGTTTTACCAAGCAAAGAAGATTTTATAAAAATCTTAGAAAATAATTAA
- a CDS encoding sigma-54 interaction domain-containing protein produces MTDLQSIKTRFGIIGNYPALNRALQKAIQVAPTDISVLVMGESGVGKEFIPKIIHGESRRKHQPYIVVNCGAIPEGTIDSELFGHEKGAFTGATSTRKGYFEVADGGTIFLDEVGELPVQTQVRLLRVLESGEFMKVGSSQVQKTNVRIVAATNVNMLNAIHNGRFREDLYYRLNTVQIDMPPLRERKGDVHLLFRKFAIDFAEKYRMPELVLTDDAVNYLENYAFPGNIRQLRNLVEQMTVVEQERSVNSVKLAEYIPMQTQLPAVIQKGSGISSNEFNSEREIMYKILFDMRNDLNDLKSLTSELIKNRENGDFSHQEKNLINRVFTPETQVQNPNSMLYFENQNQYQNPVLSKADENYEDVEDIEIEETKADSLSLQNNERELIVKALEKHKGRRNKAADELGISQRTLYRKIKQYNLED; encoded by the coding sequence ATGACAGACTTACAATCTATAAAAACCCGTTTTGGTATCATCGGAAATTATCCGGCGTTAAACCGTGCTTTGCAAAAAGCAATTCAGGTTGCGCCGACTGACATTTCTGTTTTGGTAATGGGAGAAAGCGGTGTAGGAAAAGAATTTATTCCTAAAATCATCCACGGAGAATCACGCCGAAAACACCAACCTTATATCGTTGTAAACTGTGGTGCAATACCAGAAGGAACAATTGATTCCGAATTATTTGGACACGAAAAAGGAGCCTTCACCGGAGCAACTTCTACCCGAAAAGGATATTTCGAAGTGGCAGATGGTGGAACTATTTTCCTGGATGAAGTTGGTGAATTACCGGTTCAGACCCAGGTTCGTTTACTTCGAGTTTTAGAAAGTGGTGAGTTTATGAAAGTGGGTTCTTCTCAAGTTCAAAAAACCAATGTGAGAATTGTAGCGGCAACGAACGTTAATATGCTGAACGCTATTCATAATGGAAGATTCCGTGAGGATTTATATTACCGGTTAAACACCGTTCAGATCGACATGCCGCCATTAAGAGAACGAAAAGGAGATGTTCATTTGCTCTTTAGAAAATTCGCGATTGATTTCGCCGAAAAATATAGAATGCCGGAACTGGTTTTAACCGATGATGCGGTAAATTATTTAGAAAACTACGCCTTTCCCGGAAATATTCGCCAGCTGAGAAATCTGGTCGAACAAATGACTGTAGTGGAACAGGAAAGATCAGTAAATTCTGTGAAGTTAGCAGAATATATTCCGATGCAGACGCAGCTTCCAGCAGTTATTCAAAAAGGAAGTGGTATATCTTCTAATGAATTTAATTCAGAAAGAGAGATCATGTACAAGATCCTTTTTGACATGAGAAATGACCTTAATGATTTAAAATCCTTAACTTCGGAATTGATAAAAAACCGCGAAAACGGAGATTTTAGCCATCAGGAAAAAAATCTGATCAACCGGGTTTTCACACCGGAAACTCAAGTGCAGAATCCAAATTCGATGCTGTATTTTGAAAACCAAAATCAATATCAGAATCCAGTACTTTCCAAAGCAGATGAAAATTATGAAGATGTAGAAGATATTGAAATCGAAGAAACAAAAGCAGATTCTTTATCACTTCAAAACAATGAAAGAGAGCTTATTGTCAAAGCACTAGAAAAGCACAAAGGCCGCAGAAATAAAGCCGCAGACGAATTGGGAATTTCTCAAAGAACGCTTTATAGAAAAATCAAACAATATAATTTAGAAGACTAA
- the rnpA gene encoding ribonuclease P protein component, translating to MSDFKLPKEEKLKHKKEIGLLFEKGKWKTCDNLRIITLNLDKKPQEDFSFNNQKVGVSVSKKYFKRAHDRNRIKRLLRECYRLNKDLFIEKFGTNSLSMVFWISKEEPKHFKTVEENFLKLCESIK from the coding sequence ATGAGTGATTTCAAACTTCCGAAAGAGGAAAAATTGAAGCATAAAAAAGAAATCGGTTTACTTTTCGAAAAAGGGAAGTGGAAAACGTGCGATAATTTGAGAATCATCACGCTGAATCTCGATAAAAAACCACAGGAAGATTTTTCTTTTAATAATCAAAAAGTTGGAGTTTCTGTTTCTAAAAAATATTTTAAAAGAGCACACGATCGAAATAGAATTAAAAGATTATTGCGAGAATGTTACCGTTTAAACAAAGATCTTTTTATTGAGAAATTTGGAACGAATTCGTTATCAATGGTTTTTTGGATTTCTAAAGAAGAGCCGAAGCATTTTAAAACTGTAGAAGAAAATTTTTTAAAACTTTGTGAATCAATAAAGTAA
- the miaB gene encoding tRNA (N6-isopentenyl adenosine(37)-C2)-methylthiotransferase MiaB: protein MQEKYIDETKQGEAFAIAEKPQNSKKLFLESYGCQMNFSDSEIVASILNEQGYNTTLFPEEADLILLNTCSIREKAEQTVRMRLSQFKNLKKEKPNLTVGVLGCMAERLKTKFLEEEHLVDLVVGPDAYRDLPNLLKETEGGRDAINVILSKEETYADISPVRLGGNGVTAVVTITRGCDNMCTFCVVPFTRGRERSRDPHSIIEECKELWNNGYKEITLLGQNVDSYLWFGGGAKKDFKKASEIQQLTAINFAQLMEMVAIAVPKMRLRFSTSNPHDMSTEVFKVMAKYDNICKYVHLPVQSGSDRMLEKMNRQHTRAEYLALINTAKELLPGVSFSQDMIIGFCGETEEDHQMTLSLMREVEYDYGYMFSYSERPGTPAEKKMEDDIPADVKQRRLAEVIALQGELSRKRMQGYVGRNHEILIEGTSRKNENQWKGRNSQNAVCVFDKLEGQKLGDIVTVFVHGNTQGTLLGRTV from the coding sequence GTGCAAGAAAAATATATAGACGAAACCAAACAAGGCGAAGCTTTTGCCATCGCAGAAAAACCACAAAATTCTAAGAAATTATTTCTGGAAAGTTACGGATGTCAGATGAATTTCTCTGATTCGGAAATCGTTGCTTCGATTTTGAACGAGCAAGGTTACAACACTACTCTATTTCCCGAAGAAGCAGATTTAATTTTATTAAATACGTGTTCAATCCGTGAAAAAGCAGAACAAACTGTTAGAATGCGACTTTCTCAATTCAAAAATTTGAAGAAAGAAAAACCAAACTTAACAGTTGGAGTTTTGGGTTGTATGGCTGAACGTTTGAAAACCAAGTTTTTGGAAGAAGAACATTTGGTCGATTTAGTTGTTGGACCTGATGCATACAGAGACTTACCAAATCTATTAAAAGAAACAGAAGGCGGCCGAGATGCCATCAATGTTATTTTATCAAAAGAAGAAACTTATGCTGATATAAGTCCAGTTCGTTTAGGCGGAAACGGCGTGACGGCTGTCGTGACAATCACTCGTGGTTGCGATAACATGTGTACTTTTTGCGTTGTTCCTTTTACGCGAGGTCGTGAGCGCAGCCGTGATCCACATTCAATTATCGAAGAATGCAAAGAGTTGTGGAACAACGGATATAAAGAAATCACCCTTCTCGGACAAAACGTAGATTCTTACCTCTGGTTCGGTGGTGGCGCCAAAAAAGATTTTAAAAAAGCCAGTGAAATTCAGCAATTGACCGCGATTAATTTTGCTCAGTTAATGGAGATGGTAGCGATTGCAGTGCCGAAAATGAGACTCAGATTCTCGACTTCTAATCCGCACGATATGAGTACAGAGGTTTTCAAAGTGATGGCGAAGTACGATAATATCTGCAAATATGTTCACCTTCCCGTTCAAAGTGGAAGCGACAGAATGTTGGAAAAAATGAACCGTCAACATACTCGTGCAGAATATTTAGCTTTAATCAATACAGCCAAAGAGTTGCTGCCTGGCGTTTCATTTTCACAAGATATGATTATCGGATTCTGTGGGGAAACCGAAGAAGACCACCAAATGACTTTAAGTCTAATGCGCGAAGTAGAATATGATTACGGCTATATGTTCTCTTATTCTGAACGTCCTGGAACTCCTGCAGAAAAGAAGATGGAAGATGATATTCCAGCCGATGTTAAACAAAGAAGATTAGCAGAAGTAATCGCATTACAAGGCGAACTTTCTAGAAAAAGAATGCAAGGTTACGTCGGTAGAAACCACGAAATTTTAATTGAAGGAACTTCCAGAAAAAACGAAAATCAATGGAAAGGAAGAAATTCCCAAAATGCAGTTTGCGTTTTCGATAAATTAGAAGGTCAGAAACTAGGCGACATTGTGACTGTTTTCGTTCATGGAAACACACAGGGAACACTTTTGGGGAGAACGGTTTAA